The following proteins come from a genomic window of Bactrocera tryoni isolate S06 chromosome 1, CSIRO_BtryS06_freeze2, whole genome shotgun sequence:
- the LOC120766957 gene encoding SURP and G-patch domain-containing protein 1 isoform X1 translates to MAQRNNARIDRFAQMTKQEEIIAKKRQEILEKQRTAQLAKAVAAAQTLAAKMKSDVNGTETPEVINETSADTKKDDTSLPTLITTELTPKEKPSPSDKSDSLVKSKKEEIADTPTAKSLNSFTGKTGKISFGLKRLQAPVTEQPPPKVVNSFCNDGSFLENFKKILEKHEPKQTQAISAPDSNADSAVSDQPSASQSTEDSVVESNRSIDSTVQGQHHILQAPQQQTISQPTIQQSLSHPIVASMTPAPMQHQHSVPLPPQQLMRSLQPPQQTQLQQLPTLQHQPQTAIQQQSPQGSLLHPPPPAQPQFLFNHPPQPPPVPPPHPMPGAFFAAAPPPPPPPQLPMALTLGPLYMIPAPEPMQLNTIPAPKEFDLNAIPNPQMNVEAIQMPHGIQQRHHQVLQAQQSQQPQQSQQLQQHDQIQSHQQLQQMQKPLSDHTKPPPPPPQLPQLPPQLQQLQDQLPALLQHPQQFSANHQQQPPQQQQLSQQTPPPPPPPQQQQVEDQSSPTLNAVFSDNNDHSCSRIQLPTTVEHLIELVGENGDGYEDKIRSYKNELHPALWFLFEKNCEQYQNYRQQLNGHRCRTQHDQQVQQQSQQQCKSPTHQQRQNQLLTRSENHNPVEVDEDSSDSGELQEHQQEALYRYHQKQRQLQQQREQSSPQDENQHDAADKYDPESAISGDVDSDDEYMRGMLDRNRDNLKRRIECRNELSEEERQEREAEAELEEQRRLERKKQRKSRWGEKVLASTSAGAASDTLPSEQNVPTSFANQNKPMLSAITRNDPALLQYARLNYGSTNLSEEDWKKCEEHYKVNLLYQDMMRKRQEIDRLARSGKFKYEYDSDEDVDGGTWEHKLRCAEMEATKLWATALTKQSEGKHHIGDFLPPEELKKFMEQYEAKKSNRQPDLSDYKEYKLKEDNIGFQMLQKLGWKEGQGLGTDGGGIVDPVNKAPQRDGNQGLGVASAATPEDCDNEYDAYRKRMMLAYRFRPNPLNNPRRAYY, encoded by the exons AGCGACAGGAAATTTTGGAGAAACAAAGAACAGCGCAACTGGCTAAAGCAGTGGCAGCAGCACAGACTTTAGCTGCAAAAATGAAGTCGGACGTTAATGGCACTGAAACCCCTGAAGTAATAAATGAGACGAGTGCGGATACTAAAAAGGATGACACTTCACTACCAACGTTAATCACTACTGAGTTGACACCTAAAGAAAAGCCATCCCCTAGTGATAAAAG TGATTCGTTGGTAAAAAGTAAAAAGGAGGAAATAGCGGACACACCTACCGCAAAATCGTTGAATAGTTTCACCGGAAAAACTGGAAAAATCTCATTTGGTTTAAAACGTTTACAGGCGCCGGTTACTGAACAACCACCACCAAAAGTTGTTAATTCTTTTTGTAATGATGGGTCATTTTtggaaaacttcaaaaaaattttagagaaaCATGAGCCAAAGCAAACACAGGCTATATCAGC gcCAGATTCAAATGCAGATTCTGCAGTATCTGATCAGCCGTCTGCATCTCAGTCTACCGAAGACAGTGTAGTGGAATCGAATAGGTCAATAGACTCGACTGTGCAAGGTCAGCACCACATTTTGCAAGCACCTCAACAACAAACGATTTCACAACCAACTATTCAGCAATCTCTGTCGCATCCAATTGTAGCGTCGATGACTCCAGCACCAATGCAGCATCAACACTCGGTACCCTTGCCACCACAGCAGCTTATGCGGTCATTACAACCGCCGCAACAAACTCAGCTTCAGCAACTACCAACGCTACAACATCAGCCACAGACAGCAATCCAGCAACAGTCACCTCAAGGAAGTCTTTTGCACCCACCACCACCAGCACAACCACAATTTCTTTTTAATCATCCACCACAACCGCCGCCTGTGCCACCGCCCCATCCTATGCCGGGAGCATTTTTTGCGGCCGCACCGCCTCCACCTCCTCCACCTCAGCTGCCCATGGCTTTAACGTTGGGACCACTCTATATGATACCGGCGCCTGAGCCCATGCAACTGAATACTATACCGGCGCCTAAGGAATTTGATTTGAATGCCATACCGAATCCACAGATGAACGTGGAGGCAATTCAAATGCCACATGGTATACAACAAAGGCATCATCAGGTATTGCAAGCACAACAATCACAACAGCCACAACAATcgcaacagctacaacaacacgATCAAATCCAATCACATCAACAATTGCAACAGATGCAAAAACCATTAAGTGACCATACAAAACCACCACCGCCACCTCCGCAACTACCGCAACTACCGCCACAGTTGCAACAATTGCAAGATCAATTGCCGGCACTATTACAACATCCACAGCAATTTTCAGCCAACCATCAGCAGCAACcaccacaacagcaacaactatcACAGCAAACACCGCCACCACCTCCGccgccgcaacaacaacaagtcgaAGATCAAAGCAGTCCCACTCTAAATGCAG ttttttcagacaACAATGACCACAGTTGCTCGCGCATACAGTTACCAACAACTGTTGAACACTTAATCGAGTTGGTTGGCGAAAATGGGGATGGTTATGAAGATAAAATACGTTCGTATAAAAACGAACTGCATCCGGCATTGtg gtttctgtttgaaaaaaattgcgaGCAATATCAAAATTACCGGCAACAATTGAATGGACATCGTTGCCGCACGCAACACGATCAACAGGTGCAACAGCAAAGTCAACAGCAGTGTAAATCGCCAACGCACCAGCAAAGGCAAAATCAGCTGCTAACGCGCTCGGAGAATCACAATCCGGTTGAAGTGGATGAGGATTCTAGCGACAGTGGCGAGCTACAAGAGCATCAACAAGAGGCGCTCTACCGCTACCATCAGAAGCAAAgacaactgcaacaacagcgTGAACAATCATCGCCGCAAGATGAAAATCAACATGATGCAGCTGACAAATATGACCCAGAGTCGGCAATAAGCGGTGATGTGGACTCTGATGACGAATATATGCGCGGTATGTTGGATCGCAATCGTGATAACTTAAAGCGTCGCATAGAGTGCCGCAATGAGTTGAGCGAAGAAGAGCGCCAAGAACGCGAGGCTGAGGCCGAGTTGGAGGAGCAACGTCGGCTAGAACGCAAGAAACAGCGTAAAAGTCGCTGGGGCGAAAAAGTGCTGGCGTCTACCAGTGCCGGTGCCGCATCAGATACATTGCCAAGTGAGCAAA ATGTACCTACTTCGTTCGCCAATCAAAATAAACCGATGCTAAGCGCCATAACACGCAATGATCCAGCATTGCTGCAATATGCGCGCCTTAATTATGGTTCCACTAATCTAAGCGAAGAGGACTGGAAGAAGTGCGAAGAGCACTATAAAGTGAATCTGTTGTATCAGGACATGATGAGAAAACGACAAGAAATCGATCGACTCGCACGCAGCGGTAAATTCAAATATGAATACGACTCAGATGAGGACGTCGATGGTGGCACATGGGAGCATAAACTACGTTGCGCTGAGATGGAAGCCACCAAATTATGGGCAACAGCATTGACGAAACAAAGTGAGGGCAAACATCACATCGGTGACTTTTTGCCACCCGAAGAGTTAAAGAAGTTCATGGAACAATATGAAGCGAAGAAGAGTAACCGTCAACCCGATTTGAGCGATTACAAAGAGTACAAATTGAAGGAGGACAATATTGGTTTTCAAATGTTACAAAAATTAGGCTGGAAAGAGGGACAAGGTTTGGGCACAGATGGCGGCGGTATAGTTGATCCAGTTAATAA GGCACCACAAAGGGACGGTAACCAAGGTCTGGGTGTGGCCAGCGCCGCTACGCCTGAGGATTGCGACAATGAGTATGATGCCTACCGTAAACGCATGATGTTAGCTTATCGTTTTCGACCCAATCCACtg aatAATCCACGTCGCGCTTACTATTAA
- the LOC120766956 gene encoding bumetanide-sensitive sodium-(potassium)-chloride cotransporter: MADHTANGNAEDQVGLTIPTISASLSSTTPTQQYNGHPPNANHSAPNALADPNHLSTDGGNPASRKNSRLSLRGFGHFLRKNSRQEDERKFSLAQLTTEALPRLDNYRISKRNMKRPSIGELHGELQEQSIQMPEPPPESNSHMIKLGWINGVVIPCLLNIWGVMLFLRLSWVVAESGIMQSLIIIAISAVVCVITTLSLSAISTNGEVKGGGVYFIISRSLGPEFGASVGVVFAFANAVAASMNTIGFCDSLNDLLKSHGLKIIDGGINDVRIVGVCTIVVLILICCIGMEWESKAQNFLIVTIVLAIFNFLIGAALGPRGDQEAIAKGFVGFSWSNFKENFGGDYRYSEGVNQDFFSVFSIYFPSVTGIQAGANICGDLKDPGAAIPKGTFWALMISMASYALFVLFAGGAAARDASGNVTDLINGTLISSELACKQNLSCEYGLHNSYSVMQLMSIWGPLIYAGCFAATLSTALTNILSVPRLVQALGIDRIYPGLIFFSKPYGKHGEPYRGYVLTFFISAGFLLIGQLNVIAPLISNFYLASYALINFCTFHASFVKPLGWRPTFKYYNTWLSLFGFILCIAIMFLIDWKSSLITLVIIFALYLIVMYRKPEANWGSSTQEQQYKATLTAVHRLQNVSDHVKNYHPQILVLSGDPSSRPPLIDFGNMLTRHNSLMFIGNVVPMSMSYKTRLSVIKDGQKYLDARKIKSFYNVIDGLSMEEGVNALIKTTGFGKLTPNIVLMGYKTDWVQCRRQCVESYFNILYNTFSQRMGVVILRLPNGLEFSELNPEIPINGRHMHNANELGYTNALMPRANAASELLHVDSNLNLAGVDSTNSSFTVSNVPSVPNMTTSTRKYTVSQGDGIKYLTKGGSEVPKDVLDAVTVFLRKQPKGTIDVFWLYDDGGLTMLLPYILSLRSNYQNCKLRVFALSHGKDEVMEEKNMTNLLKKFRIKFSELIMLKGLSTKPRMDTLVKHRQLIQSYCHNSLNEMRHLEEELHTLEEKTHRQLRIHELVVEHSSKATLVVMSLPMPRREAISAALYMSWLEMLTTDINCPVVLARGNQTPVLTFYS, from the exons GGAAGCATTACCGAGATTAGATAATTACAGAATATCAAAGCGAAACATGAAGCGGCCATCGATTGGCGAACTGCATGGCGAGCTGCAAGAACAG AGCATCCAGATGCCGGAGCCGCCACCCGAAAGCAATAGTCACATGATCAAATTAGGTTGGATTAATGGCGTCGTCATACCATGCTTACTCAATATTTGGGGTGTCATGTTGTTCCTGCGTCTCAGCTGGGTAGTCGCCGAGTCCGGTATAATGCAATCACTAATCATTATAGCCATTTCGGCGGTGGTTTGTGTGATCACCACACTCTCATTATCCGCAATCAGTACCAATGGTGAGGTAAAGGGAGGTGGTGTCTATTTCATCATTTCACGCTCACTGGGTCCAGAGTTTGGTGCATCGGTTGGTGTTGTCTTTGCATTCGCGAATGCCGTCGCTGCTTCCATGAACACTATTGGTTTCTGTGATTCATTAAACGACTTATTGA AAAGTCATGGCCTCAAGATTATCGATGGAGGCATAAATGATGTTCGCATCGTTGGCGTGTGTACGATAGTGGTGTTGATTCTTATTTGCTGCATAGGCATGGAGTGGGAGTCGAAGGCTCAAAATTTCTTGATCGTCACCATAGTTCTggctattttcaattttcttattGGCGCTGCCCTCGGGCCGCGTGGCGATCAAGAAGCAATCGCAAAAGGCTTTGTTGGCTTCTCTT GGAGTAATTTCAAGGAAAACTTTGGCGGTGACTATCGCTATTCAGAGGGTGTCAATCAGGATTTCTTCAGTGTATTTTCCATTTACTTCCCCAGTGTGACCGGCATACAAGCGGGTGCGAATATTTGCGGCGACTTAAAGGATCCAGGTGCAGCCATACCTAAGGGCACATTTTGGGCCCTGATGATTTCAATGGCATCATATGCGCTCTTCGTTCTGTTCGCGGGCGGTGCAGCGGCACGAGATGCCTCCGGTAATGTAACCGATTTGATTAATGGCACATTGATCAGTTCAGAATTGGCGTGCAAGCAGAACTTG TCCTGCGAATATGGGCTGCACAACTCATACTCTGTTATGCAACTGATGTCTATTTGGGGTCCGCTTATCTACGCCGGCTGCTTTGCAGCGACTTTGAGTACAGCGTTAACTAACATACTTTCCGTGCCGCGCCTTGTACAAGCCTTGGGAATAGATCGCATTTACCCCGGTTTGATTTTCTTTTCCAAGCCTTATGGCAAACATGGGGAGCCTTACCGTGGCTACGTGCTTACCTTCTTTATATCGGCAGGATTCTTACTAATCGGCCAGCTGAACGTAATAGCTCcacttatttcaaatttttatttggctTCTTACGCCTTAATTAACTTCTGCACATTCCATGCATCATTTGTAAAACCACTCGGCTGGCGACCAACATTCAAA TACTACAATACATGGCTAAGCTTATTTGGATTTATACTTTGCATCGCGATTATGTTCCTAATCGATTGGAAGTCTTCTCTCATCACGTTAGTCATTATATTTGCTCTCTACCTAATCGTTATGTATCGCAAGCCAGAAGCCAACTGGGGCTCCTCAACACAAGAGCAACAATATAAGGCCACACTAACCGCCGTTCATCGCCTGCAAAACGTCTCCGATCACGTGAAAAACTATCATCCACAAATACTGGTGCTCTCTGGCGATCCCAGCAGTCGCCCACCGCTAATTGATTTCGGCAACATGCTCACCAGACACAATTCCCTAATGTTTATCGGCAATGTTGTCCCG ATGAGTATGAGCTATAAAACCCGTTTGAGTGTCATAAAAGATGGTCAGAAATATTTGGATGCTCGCAAAATTAAGTCTTTCTATAATGTCATCGATGGCCTGTCCATGGAAGAAGGCGTTAATGCGCTAATTAAAACGACTGGCTTTGGCAAGTTAACACCGAACATCGTCTTGATGGGCTACAAAACCGATTGGGTGCAATGTCGTCGACAGTGTGTGGAAAGCTActtcaatattttata CAATACATTTTCGCAGCGCATGGGCGTGGTTATACTGCGTCTACCGAATGGTTTGGAATTTTCCGAATTGAACCCCGAAATACCGATAAATGGCCGGCATATGCATAATGCTAATGAACTGGGCTACACGAATGCCTTGATGCCGCGCGCAAATGCTGCTTCGGAATTGCTGCATGTGGACTCTAATTTAAATCTGGCTGGCGTTGACAGCACCAATTCCTCATTCACAGTGTCCAATGTGCCATCTGTGCCCAATATGACGACAAGTACACGCAAATATACAGTAAGTCAAGGTGACGGTATAAAGTACTTAACGAAAGGTGGTTCCGAAGTACCGAAAGATGTGCTCGACGCTGTGACGGTATTCCTGCGCAAACAGCCCAAGGGTACCATAGACGTTTTCTGGCTTTACGATGATGGCG GTCTCACCATGTTGCTGCCTTATATACTCTCGTTACGTTCAAATTATCAAAATTGTAAGTTACGAGTATTTGCATTGAGTCACGGCAAGGACGAGGTAATGGAGGAGAAGAA CATGACCAATCTACTCAAGAAATTCCGCATCAAATTTTCCGAGCTAATAATGCTTAAGGGCCTGTCCACAAAACCGCGCATGGACACCCTGGTTAAGCACAGACAGCTCATACAAAGTTATTGTCACAACTCCCTCAATGAAATGCGTCATCTTGAAGAAGAGCTGCACACGTTAGAAGAGAAAACTCACCGTCAGCTGCGCATACACGAATTAGTTGTTGAGCACTCGTCAAAGGCGACACTCGTCGTTATGTCGCTGCCTATGCCGCGAAGG GAAGCGATATCAGCTGCGTTATATATGTCATGGCTGGAGATGCTTACCACCGATATTAATTGTCCTGTAGTGTTGGCGCGTGGCAATCAAACGCCTGTTTTGACATTCTATTCGTAG
- the LOC120766957 gene encoding SURP and G-patch domain-containing protein 1 isoform X2, which produces MAQRNNARIDRFAQMTKQEEIIAKKRQEILEKQRTAQLAKAVAAAQTLAAKMKSDVNGTETPEVINETSADTKKDDTSLPTLITTELTPKEKPSPSDKSDSLVKSKKEEIADTPTAKSLNSFTGKTGKISFGLKRLQAPVTEQPPPKVVNSFCNDGSFLENFKKILEKHEPKQTQAISAPDSNADSAVSDQPSASQSTEDSVVESNRSIDSTVQGQHHILQAPQQQTISQPTIQQSLSHPIVASMTPAPMQHQHSVPLPPQQLMRSLQPPQQTQLQQLPTLQHQPQTAIQQQSPQGSLLHPPPPAQPQFLFNHPPQPPPVPPPHPMPGAFFAAAPPPPPPPQLPMALTLGPLYMIPAPEPMQLNTIPAPKEFDLNAIPNPQMNVEAIQMPHGIQQRHHQVLQAQQSQQPQQSQQLQQHDQIQSHQQLQQMQKPLSDHTKPPPPPPQLPQLPPQLQQLQDQLPALLQHPQQFSANHQQQPPQQQQLSQQTPPPPPPPQQQQVEDQSSPTLNAVFSDNNDHSCSRIQLPTTVEHLIELVGENGDGYEDKIRSYKNELHPALWFLFEKNCEQYQNYRQQLNGHRCRTQHDQQVQQQSQQQCKSPTHQQRQNQLLTRSENHNPVEVDEDSSDSGELQEHQQEALYRYHQKQRQLQQQREQSSPQDENQHDAADKYDPESAISGDVDSDDEYMRGMLDRNRDNLKRRIECRNELSEEERQEREAEAELEEQRRLERKKQRKSRWGEKVLASTSAGAASDTLPNVPTSFANQNKPMLSAITRNDPALLQYARLNYGSTNLSEEDWKKCEEHYKVNLLYQDMMRKRQEIDRLARSGKFKYEYDSDEDVDGGTWEHKLRCAEMEATKLWATALTKQSEGKHHIGDFLPPEELKKFMEQYEAKKSNRQPDLSDYKEYKLKEDNIGFQMLQKLGWKEGQGLGTDGGGIVDPVNKAPQRDGNQGLGVASAATPEDCDNEYDAYRKRMMLAYRFRPNPLNNPRRAYY; this is translated from the exons AGCGACAGGAAATTTTGGAGAAACAAAGAACAGCGCAACTGGCTAAAGCAGTGGCAGCAGCACAGACTTTAGCTGCAAAAATGAAGTCGGACGTTAATGGCACTGAAACCCCTGAAGTAATAAATGAGACGAGTGCGGATACTAAAAAGGATGACACTTCACTACCAACGTTAATCACTACTGAGTTGACACCTAAAGAAAAGCCATCCCCTAGTGATAAAAG TGATTCGTTGGTAAAAAGTAAAAAGGAGGAAATAGCGGACACACCTACCGCAAAATCGTTGAATAGTTTCACCGGAAAAACTGGAAAAATCTCATTTGGTTTAAAACGTTTACAGGCGCCGGTTACTGAACAACCACCACCAAAAGTTGTTAATTCTTTTTGTAATGATGGGTCATTTTtggaaaacttcaaaaaaattttagagaaaCATGAGCCAAAGCAAACACAGGCTATATCAGC gcCAGATTCAAATGCAGATTCTGCAGTATCTGATCAGCCGTCTGCATCTCAGTCTACCGAAGACAGTGTAGTGGAATCGAATAGGTCAATAGACTCGACTGTGCAAGGTCAGCACCACATTTTGCAAGCACCTCAACAACAAACGATTTCACAACCAACTATTCAGCAATCTCTGTCGCATCCAATTGTAGCGTCGATGACTCCAGCACCAATGCAGCATCAACACTCGGTACCCTTGCCACCACAGCAGCTTATGCGGTCATTACAACCGCCGCAACAAACTCAGCTTCAGCAACTACCAACGCTACAACATCAGCCACAGACAGCAATCCAGCAACAGTCACCTCAAGGAAGTCTTTTGCACCCACCACCACCAGCACAACCACAATTTCTTTTTAATCATCCACCACAACCGCCGCCTGTGCCACCGCCCCATCCTATGCCGGGAGCATTTTTTGCGGCCGCACCGCCTCCACCTCCTCCACCTCAGCTGCCCATGGCTTTAACGTTGGGACCACTCTATATGATACCGGCGCCTGAGCCCATGCAACTGAATACTATACCGGCGCCTAAGGAATTTGATTTGAATGCCATACCGAATCCACAGATGAACGTGGAGGCAATTCAAATGCCACATGGTATACAACAAAGGCATCATCAGGTATTGCAAGCACAACAATCACAACAGCCACAACAATcgcaacagctacaacaacacgATCAAATCCAATCACATCAACAATTGCAACAGATGCAAAAACCATTAAGTGACCATACAAAACCACCACCGCCACCTCCGCAACTACCGCAACTACCGCCACAGTTGCAACAATTGCAAGATCAATTGCCGGCACTATTACAACATCCACAGCAATTTTCAGCCAACCATCAGCAGCAACcaccacaacagcaacaactatcACAGCAAACACCGCCACCACCTCCGccgccgcaacaacaacaagtcgaAGATCAAAGCAGTCCCACTCTAAATGCAG ttttttcagacaACAATGACCACAGTTGCTCGCGCATACAGTTACCAACAACTGTTGAACACTTAATCGAGTTGGTTGGCGAAAATGGGGATGGTTATGAAGATAAAATACGTTCGTATAAAAACGAACTGCATCCGGCATTGtg gtttctgtttgaaaaaaattgcgaGCAATATCAAAATTACCGGCAACAATTGAATGGACATCGTTGCCGCACGCAACACGATCAACAGGTGCAACAGCAAAGTCAACAGCAGTGTAAATCGCCAACGCACCAGCAAAGGCAAAATCAGCTGCTAACGCGCTCGGAGAATCACAATCCGGTTGAAGTGGATGAGGATTCTAGCGACAGTGGCGAGCTACAAGAGCATCAACAAGAGGCGCTCTACCGCTACCATCAGAAGCAAAgacaactgcaacaacagcgTGAACAATCATCGCCGCAAGATGAAAATCAACATGATGCAGCTGACAAATATGACCCAGAGTCGGCAATAAGCGGTGATGTGGACTCTGATGACGAATATATGCGCGGTATGTTGGATCGCAATCGTGATAACTTAAAGCGTCGCATAGAGTGCCGCAATGAGTTGAGCGAAGAAGAGCGCCAAGAACGCGAGGCTGAGGCCGAGTTGGAGGAGCAACGTCGGCTAGAACGCAAGAAACAGCGTAAAAGTCGCTGGGGCGAAAAAGTGCTGGCGTCTACCAGTGCCGGTGCCGCATCAGATACATTGCCAA ATGTACCTACTTCGTTCGCCAATCAAAATAAACCGATGCTAAGCGCCATAACACGCAATGATCCAGCATTGCTGCAATATGCGCGCCTTAATTATGGTTCCACTAATCTAAGCGAAGAGGACTGGAAGAAGTGCGAAGAGCACTATAAAGTGAATCTGTTGTATCAGGACATGATGAGAAAACGACAAGAAATCGATCGACTCGCACGCAGCGGTAAATTCAAATATGAATACGACTCAGATGAGGACGTCGATGGTGGCACATGGGAGCATAAACTACGTTGCGCTGAGATGGAAGCCACCAAATTATGGGCAACAGCATTGACGAAACAAAGTGAGGGCAAACATCACATCGGTGACTTTTTGCCACCCGAAGAGTTAAAGAAGTTCATGGAACAATATGAAGCGAAGAAGAGTAACCGTCAACCCGATTTGAGCGATTACAAAGAGTACAAATTGAAGGAGGACAATATTGGTTTTCAAATGTTACAAAAATTAGGCTGGAAAGAGGGACAAGGTTTGGGCACAGATGGCGGCGGTATAGTTGATCCAGTTAATAA GGCACCACAAAGGGACGGTAACCAAGGTCTGGGTGTGGCCAGCGCCGCTACGCCTGAGGATTGCGACAATGAGTATGATGCCTACCGTAAACGCATGATGTTAGCTTATCGTTTTCGACCCAATCCACtg aatAATCCACGTCGCGCTTACTATTAA